One genomic window of Deferribacterota bacterium includes the following:
- the dnaJ gene encoding molecular chaperone DnaJ, protein MKKDYYDILGVNRNASQEEIKKAYRKLALKYHPDQNDDPKATEIFREASEAYAVLSDPEKRDQYDRYGETFDEAGSNFNFDSDFTTIFDEFFGDAFSSFFGGRTNRRRRAQEPETGSDIEMDLTIDFLEAALGTRKKVNIPILVECDKCNGRGAPSSKIIKCPTCKGTGRISQRHAFLTIASTCPHCKGAGEIIKERCTKCNGEGQIRINKEVEIDIPEGVDNSTRLRYQNMGNMGKRGGIAGDLYVNIIVKEHEYFKRDGRNIIVEVPITFIDAILGSEVEVPTLKGKERVKVKPGTKPDDTVVLKGYGIKDVRGYGIGNEIIKFKILMPQSINDKAKRLLKELKKELSKEDYRENKNIWEKMKNFFQAQM, encoded by the coding sequence TTGAAAAAAGATTATTATGATATACTCGGAGTAAACAGAAATGCCTCTCAAGAAGAGATAAAAAAAGCTTATAGGAAGCTTGCATTAAAATATCATCCTGATCAAAATGATGACCCAAAGGCAACAGAGATCTTTAGGGAAGCAAGTGAAGCATATGCAGTGTTGTCAGATCCAGAGAAAAGGGATCAATATGATAGATATGGTGAAACCTTTGATGAGGCAGGCAGTAATTTTAATTTTGATTCAGATTTTACAACAATATTTGACGAATTTTTTGGGGATGCTTTTTCTTCCTTTTTTGGTGGTAGAACGAATAGAAGGAGAAGAGCTCAGGAACCTGAAACAGGAAGCGATATAGAGATGGATCTTACAATTGATTTCCTAGAGGCTGCACTTGGCACAAGAAAGAAAGTAAATATACCAATTTTAGTAGAATGTGATAAATGTAATGGTAGAGGTGCTCCATCATCTAAAATAATTAAATGTCCTACATGTAAAGGAACAGGCAGGATATCTCAAAGACATGCATTTTTAACTATAGCTTCAACTTGCCCTCACTGCAAAGGGGCTGGTGAGATAATAAAAGAGAGATGTACTAAATGTAATGGTGAAGGCCAAATTAGGATCAACAAGGAAGTTGAGATTGATATACCAGAAGGAGTGGATAATAGTACTCGCTTGAGATACCAAAATATGGGCAATATGGGTAAGAGAGGTGGTATAGCCGGCGATCTCTATGTGAATATTATAGTGAAAGAACATGAGTATTTCAAAAGGGATGGTCGGAATATAATAGTTGAGGTGCCAATAACATTTATTGATGCAATATTAGGTAGTGAGGTAGAAGTGCCTACCTTAAAGGGAAAAGAGAGGGTGAAGGTAAAACCTGGAACAAAACCAGATGATACAGTTGTATTAAAAGGATATGGTATTAAAGATGTTAGAGGTTATGGGATAGGCAATGAGATAATTAAATTCAAGATTCTAATGCCACAGAGTATAAATGATAAGGCTAAGAGGTTACTTAAAGAGTTAAAAAAAGAATTAAGTAAAGAAGATTATAGGGAAAACAAAAATATATGGGAAAAGATGAAGAATTTTTTTCAAGCTCAAATGTAG